Genomic DNA from Mycobacterium stomatepiae:
TTGCCGACCAGGGTGCCCTGGCCGATGCCGATCACCGGCATCGCACCACCGATGCCGCCCATGCCGGCCGGCATCGGGGTCGTCGAGGCGGCGAGGTCGGCGGCGCCCGCGGCGGCGGCGGCGTCGGCGATCGTGTCACTGGCGGCGGGAAGCAGACCACCACCGGCCATACCGACCAGGTTCGATGCGGCCGAAGCCCAGTTGCCGGCACCGATGTTCAAGATGTTGGCACCGTTACTGGACAGGCCGAACATCCCGCCAAGCATCGTCGGGTTGGTGAAGTTACCGGTTCCACCGAGCAGGTATTGCAGCCAGTCGAGGGCGGTGCTGCCCGGACCGGGAGCTTGGACCTGCGAAATCGGATCCGACAGCAGGCTCATCTCCGACGGGTCGGCCGACTGCAGCAGGGCCTGGGACGCGTTGGTGGCCTCGGCGTCGCTGTAGCTGTTGGAGCTGGTGCCCAGGTTGGTCGTATACGTTTCCAGCTGGGTCTGAGCGTCGGCGGCAGTGGTCTGGTAGGTGGTGCCGAACGCCGAGAAGATCGCCGCTTGCTGGAGCGAAACCGAATCGGCACCCGCGGGAGCGACAACCGTGGTTGCGGCAGCGGCACCCGCGTTCTGCGCCGCCAAGTTGGCGTTGATCGCTTCCAGCTGCCCCTGCGCAGCAAGCAACTCTTCAGTCACTGTTGTCAGGAATGACATGCATTGCTCCTCTAGTGTTCGAACCATGTCGACCCGAAGAACTGGGTCAACCCTGAGTGGTGGCGTACGAGCCCCTGTGTACTGGCGTAAGGCTAATTTCCCCACTGACCAACTTCCCGATCGAAAGGGCGTGGGTGACGGGCGTTTACGGCGTTTTAACGCTGACGCCGGCGGTGTTAACAAGGTCTTGTCGGCCGACATGGCGGTGTCATCTGCTAGGCAGGGCCGAATAGCTGAAAGTCCCGCGGGGTGCGCATCGTACGCCGAGTGTCGCGTGCACGCACGTCCTGAATTCGGCCAAATTCGGGCGGGACGCGGTTTCCCGGAGCCGGGTGTCGCACGCTAGATTCGCCGCCGGGGCCCCCATAGCCCAATTGGCAGAGGCAGCGGACTTAAAATCCGCCCAGTGTCGGTTCGAGTCCGACTGGGGGCACGTCAATAGGGTGCCCGCCAAGGGCAACCAGCTGTTCGGAAACGACGTCGGCGGGCGATCGGCGGCGAAGCGCCCAGGCCCGGTCCCGAGGTCAGCTTTACATTTTGCTGCGGTTCTGCGGGCAGTACGACGCAACCGCCGCGCCGACGATGCTGCCGGCACCCATGTTGCTCACCCCGAGCGCCTTCTTCACGTCGTCGACGGTTTGGGCCATCGTGTCCCCGGCGTCGAAGTCCTGACACACCGCGTGGCCGGCGTTGATCATCATCTGGTCCTGGCCGGTGGGCCAGCTGAGCCCGCGCTGCTGCAGCGTGCGCAGGAACGTGTCATCC
This window encodes:
- a CDS encoding PPE family protein, SVP subgroup, with amino-acid sequence MSFLTTVTEELLAAQGQLEAINANLAAQNAGAAAATTVVAPAGADSVSLQQAAIFSAFGTTYQTTAADAQTQLETYTTNLGTSSNSYSDAEATNASQALLQSADPSEMSLLSDPISQVQAPGPGSTALDWLQYLLGGTGNFTNPTMLGGMFGLSSNGANILNIGAGNWASAASNLVGMAGGGLLPAASDTIADAAAAAGAADLAASTTPMPAGMGGIGGAMPVIGIGQGTLVGNMSVPPSWVGSQITPVAGATTPLHTVGWTGAAPQATGTPIAGMPGMVTGAGRASSGFGAPRYGVKPIVMPKLKAV
- a CDS encoding DUF732 domain-containing protein, whose amino-acid sequence is MKNTAWLASPIAAVVTGLVAFAAPIAHADGADDTFLRTLQQRGLSWPTGQDQMMINAGHAVCQDFDAGDTMAQTVDDVKKALGVSNMGAGSIVGAAVASYCPQNRSKM